In Osmerus mordax isolate fOsmMor3 chromosome 23, fOsmMor3.pri, whole genome shotgun sequence, one DNA window encodes the following:
- the LOC136968013 gene encoding leukotriene B4 receptor 1-like, with protein MGEVVLQYTLELVLGFVVPYSVIVGSYICILRKMRQTRFRRRIRSEKLILAIVVTFCVFWLPYHFINMVQVAAALFPKDSAIKIKVELDHIWKSFRAVTSALAFISSCVNPILYTFAGKSYIRRNGLAFMARLFEGTGLDSGTRKSRQNSQNSREKDRDADGVGLNEREAESTTSLGSPVKVSPVVLKQEKTRK; from the exons ATGGGGGAG GTGGTCCTGCAGTACACCCTGGAGCTGGTGCTGGGATTTGTAGTTCCCTACAGCGTGATTGTAGGCAGCTACATCTGTATCCTCCGCAAGATGAGACAGACCAGGTTCCGCAGACGGATCCGCAGCGAGAAGCTGATCCTGGCCATCGTGGTGACCTTCTGCGTCTTCTGGCTCCCGTATCACTTTATCAACATGGTACAG GTCGCTGCAGCTCTCTTTCCAAAGGATTCCGCTATAAAAATTAAGGTAGA gctggACCACATCTGGAAGTCATTTCGTGCCGTCACCTCCGCCCTGGCGTTCATCAGCAGCTGTGTCAACCCCATCCTCTACACCTTCGCCGGCAAGTCCTACATCCGCCGCAACGGCCTGGCCTTCATGGCTCGCCTCTTCGAGGGCACCGGGCTGGACTCCGGCACCAGGAAGAGCCGTCAGAACAGCCAGAACAGCCGGGAGAAGGACCGCGACGCCGACGGCGTCGGTCTGAATGAGAGGGAGGCCGAGTCCACGACGAGCCTGGGCTCCCCCGTTAAAGTCAGCCCTGTCGTGCTCAAGCAGGAGAAGACCAGGAAGTAA
- the LOC136967744 gene encoding E3 ubiquitin-protein ligase TRIM16-like — protein sequence MAQQGVVLDQDQFCCSICLDLLKDPVTLACGHSYCSSCIEGYWDKDEQKGIYSCPQCRQSFTLRPALKRNNMLAEVVEKLKETGGAQAAPSELTSPAGPGEVTCDLCTGPRKQRALKSCLVCVVSYCQTHLQPHYQFPGLKKHKLVEATSGLQEMICSSHDKLLELFCRTDQQCICMLCTMDEHKGHDIVSAKAERKEKLDKLVLSQQEVQQRVQQREKELKELQQDMESFKRSGQAVEKDSERIVSDMIRSIERRRSEVKDLIRAQQGAAVSQAEGLLERLEQEIAELGRRDAELEKLSHTEDNIHFLKNYQSLSSTSVSSDVPSISVPPLQYFKHVTEVVSELRDKLEELIQRACSNISTTAPTPVPDPAPDGNIVTTKRSTLVVFLALVIYLILQHNPEPKTRADLLRYSCQLTLDPNTAHTRLSLSEENRKVTCLEQRQPYPDHPERFTKSYQVLCREALSGRCYWEVEWKDRNVDIAVSYKDISRTDLSASFGTNNKSWSLCCSRGGYMFRHNSVKTAVSGIQSSRVGVYLDHKAGTLSFYSVVSETVTLLHRVQTTFTQPLYPGMYLGFYGDSAQIIKLW from the exons ATGGCCCAGCAGGGAGTTGTGCTGGACCAGGACCAGTTCTGCTGTTCTATCTGTCTGGACCTTTTAAAGGATCCTGTCACCCTCGCCTGTGGTCACAGCTACTGTAGCAGCTGTATCGAGGGCTACTGGGACAAAGATGAGCAGAAGGGAATCTACAGCTGCCCCCAGTGCAGACAGAGCTTCACTCTGAGGCCTGCTCTGAAGAGGAACAACATGCTGGCTGaggtggtggagaagctgaaggagacaggaggagcccAGGCCGCCCCCTCTGAGCTGACCAGTCCAGCTGGGCCAGGAGAggtgacctgtgacctctgcACTGGGCCCAGGAAGCAGAGAGCCCTCAagtcctgtctggtgtgtgtggtgtcctaCTGCCAgactcacctccagccccactACCAGTTTCCTGGgctgaagaaacacaagctGGTGGAAGCCACGTCTGGACTGCAGGAGATGATCTGCTCCAGTCATGACAAGCTGCTGGAGCTCTTCTGTCGGACAGACCAGCAGTGTATCTGCATGCTGTGTACCATGGATGAACATAAAGGCCATGACATAGTATCAGCCAAagctgagaggaaggagaaactg GACAAGCTGGTCCTGAGTCAGCAGGAAGTCCAGCAGagagtccagcagagagagaaggagctgaaggagctcCAACAGGATATGGAGTCTTTCAAG cgCTCTGGCCAGGCAGTAGAGAAGGACAGTGAGAGGATCGTCTCTGATATGATCCGCTCCATTGAGAGAAGGCGCTCTGAGGTGAAGGATCTGATCAgagcccagcagggggcagcagtgaGTCAGGCTGAAGGACtgctggagagactggagcaggagatagctgagctggggaggagagacgctgagctggagaagctctcacacacagaggacaacaTCCACTTCCTCAAG aactACCAGTCTCTCTCCAGTACCAGTGTATCTTCAGATGTCCCCAgcatctctgttcctcctcttcagTACTTCAAACATGTGACTGAGGTGGTCTCTGAGCTGAGAGACAAACTAGAGGAGCTGATCCAGAGAGCGTGTTCCAACATCTCCACCACAG CCCCAACTCCAGTTCCAGACCCAGCTCCAGATGGAAACATTGTGACAACAAAGAGGTCAACCCTGGTGGTGTTCCTGGCGTTAGTGATCTATCTGATACTGCAACACAATCCAG AGCCCAAGACCAGAGCAGACCTCTTACGAT aTTCCTGTCAGCTCActctggacccaaacacagcacatacacgcctctctctgtctgaggagaacaggaaGGTGACATGTCTAGAGCAGCGGCAGCCATATCCTGACCATCCAGAGAGGTTCACCAAGTCCTaccaggtgctgtgtagagaggctCTGTCTGgacgctgttactgggaggtgGAGTGGAAAGATCGCAATGTTGACATAGCAGTCTCATATAAAGACATCAGCAGAACAGATTTAAGCGCTAGCTTTGGTACcaataacaagtcctggagtTTATGCTGCTCTAGAGGTGGTTACATGTTCAGACATAACAGTGTAAAAACTGCAGTATCAGGCATTCAGTCCTCCAGAGTAGGAGTGTACCTGGATCACAAGGCAGgtactctgtccttctacagtgTCGTCTCTGAGACAGTGACCCTCCTCCACAGAGTCCAGACCACCTTCACCCAGCCACTCTACCCTGGAATGTATCTTGGTTTCTATGGTGACAGTGCACAAATTATTAAACTGTGGTAG